The sequence below is a genomic window from Candidatus Poribacteria bacterium.
TATCAGGTTACACCGATCTGGTAGAGGAGAAAGACGGTATTCCGTATCCAGTCGAATTCAAAAAAGCAGGCACGGGCAATTGGCTTAACGATCAGGTGCAACTCTGTTTGCAGGGACTGGTGTTAGAAGAAAAGACCGGTGTTTCAATCCCACACGGCTATATCTTCTATATCGGTTCTAAGCGGCGACGGAAGGTTCCGTTTGACAAGGAACTCCGCGAAACAACACTGCGGTACGTCGCGGAAGCACGGGGATTGCTTGATTCCAGAGAGATTCCGAAGCCTGTCCACGATAACCGGTGCAACGGGTGCAGCGTTCGCCCGATCTGTCTACCCGATGAGGTCGCTTATCTTCACGAATTGGATGAACGACCGAAACGGATAAAGCCCGCACTCGGCATTGATAATGTGCTGTATGTTGACGAACAAGGCTGTGCTATCAAAAAGACAGGGGAACGTCTGCTCGTCGTCAAAGAGGATGATGTGTTGCGCGATATTCCGCTCATTCATCTTGGACAGGTGGTTATCTCTGGCAACGTCACCCTCACCACGCCTGCGATGCAAACGCTTTTGCACGAAGGTATTCCTGTTGTGTTTCTCTCTGCATACGGACGGTACCACGGGGCTTTGACACCGCAGGTGTCCCGAAATTCACTTTTGCGGCATGCACAGCATAAAGTCGCGGATAATCCAGACGCATGCCTTGCGCTTTCAAAGGCATTTGTGCAGGGAAAAGTGGCGAACATGCGGACGATGCTCCAACGCCGAAAATGGCAGGCTCCGGACAGTACAGACGCTGCATTGGAACCTTTACTTGCTAATATTAAAGCGATGAAAGCAATGGAAAAACGCATTGACACCACAACTGAACTTCCAGAATTACTGGGCGTAGAGGGAAACGCCTCTGCTATATACTTCGGGTCTTTTGGTTTTATGCTCAAGTCGGAGGTGGGGTTTGATTTTCAACGCCGAAGCCGTCGGCCACCCGCAGACGCGACAAACGCCCTGCTGAGTTTCGCCTATTCGTTACTGACAGCGGATCTCATGGCTGCGATTCAGACAGTTGGGCTTGATCCATACATCGGTTTCTTCCACCAAATTAAGTATGGGAAACCCTGCCTTGCCCTTGATTTGATGGAGGAATTTCGATCGGTTATTGCCGACTCCGTTGTGATTACGTTAATCAACAATCGGCGTATTAAGCCGGAGGATTTCACGCAATCCCACGGTGGATGGTATCTCAAGGAACGTTCTCGAAAGGTATTCTACGCGGCGTACGAGACACGGAAAAATGAGACTATCACACACCCTGTGTTTAAGTATAAACTCACATTTCGGCGTGCGATGGAATTACAGGTGCGTTTGCTGGCGAAGTATCTAACGGGAGAGATTGATCAATACGCACCACTGACAATTCGCTAACTCCAAAACCCACGAATGAGCAGAAAAAAGAATGGAAGCATGGAGGGATGGAGGTGCCTTCGTCCTTCTGTCCTTCCAATCTTCCAATCCATACAGGCTTCAGCGGAAAAAATTGAATGAGGAGTCACTGATGCATTACACAGTCGCTTATGACATCGCCGATGACAAGCGTCGGAACAGCGTTGCTAAAATTCTCAAAGACTTTGGGACTCGCATCCAGTATAGTGTTTTTGAATGTAATACGGATCGGCGCGCACTCTTACGCCTGCAAAGCCGATTGGAGAAGGTCATTGATTTTAAAGAGGACTCAATCACCTTTTATCATCTCTGCGCGGCGTGTGAAAAACAGATTGACCGGATAGGTTTAAAAAAAGGACTTGACAAGCAGTCTTATATTGTGTAAAATTGAAAGGTAGATATGCGTGTTATGAATTCTGTGAGCGATAGGAAACCAAAAAACCCTTACCGCTCACGGAGAGGCGGGAACCCTTATGACCTGTGCTTTGCACTTTCCTTGGTATCTCGATTATGAGATTGGAACAAGGCAAAATACCTCGCTCACAGAAATACCTATAGTTAAGGCAGGCACGGTAAGGCTTCAAACGAGGCGGACTTGAAATCAGAAGAAACTCGATTACGAGATTGAAACTCGAGAAACGCAATCAGTACCCGATACCGCGCCGGTGCTTGAAATCAGAAGAAACTCGATTACGAGATTGAAACCGTCTCGAACATTCCGCGTTCGGCGTTGGAAAACGTCACTTGAAATCAGAAGAAACTCGATTACGAGATTGAAACCTTTGTGTCTGGATGGACAAAGTGAAGTTGTCGCTTCACTTGAAATCAGAAGAAACTCGATTACGAGATTGAAACCGACATGCTACCCCTCGAACATACCCGCAATATTCATCTTGAAATCAGAAGAAACTCGATTACGAGATTGAAACGATCGGTATCTCGGTCGACGAGGCGCATCGCATGAAGCCTTGAAATCAGAAGAAACTCGATTACGAGATTGAAACTTGACGGACAAGGTCTTTGTCGAGTCTGGGCTGGCAGCGGTCTTGAAATCAGAAGAAACTCGATTACGAGATTGAAACACTTTGTTTTTCATGTGGCACGCAAAAACGTACTGAACTTGAAATCAGAAGAAACTCGATTACGAGATTGAAACTTTGATAAGATGCTCGCCTCGCTCTCGGATGGGCTGGCTTGAAATCAGAAGAAACTCGATTACGAGATTGAAACACGAATTACGCCTTCAGTAAGTTCGTCAAGGTTCTGGCTTGAAATCAGAAGAAACTCGATTACGAGATTGAAACATGGAGGTAAAAGAAACTATCGGCATCAGCTTCCTTCCTTGAAATCAGAAGAAACTCGATTACGAGATTGAAACGCATGAAACCGACGCGGTCATCATTTGTAAAGGTTTCTTGAAATCAGAAGAAACTCGATTACGAGATTGAAACCGTTGGTAAAGGCATTACTGACGCATTTTAATGTCGCCTTGAAATCAGAAGAAACTCGATTACGAGATTGAAACAGTGATACTGGGGACACCCGAACGCTCGGGGGAAGCCTTGAAATCAGAAGAAACTCGATTACGAGATTGAAACCTGCCGGTGTGTTCGGGAGGCTACTCAAGTCGGGCATCTCTTGAAATCAGAAGAAACTCGATTACGAGATTGAAACCTGTGGGCATGGCGGGGGCTTGGGGTGCTTGTACGCCTCTTGAAATCAGAAGAAACTCGATTACGAGATTGAAACCGAGACTCCGGCATCGGTATGATTTACGCTCCGCTCGCCTTGAAATCAGAAGAAACTCGATTACGAGATTGAAACTTGACGATGATGAGATGATATTAAAAGCAAAAGCGCACCCGCAGAGCTTGAAATCAGAAGAAACTCGATTACGAGATTGAAACGTACATTGACTGTACCTCCAGTGCCACAATGTTAACTTGAAATCAGAAGAAACTCGATTACGAGATTGAAACGTTCTTTGTTGGCATCCTGTACCACGCGTTTTTGCCTTGAAATCAGAAGAAACTCGATTACGAGATTGAAACCTGCGCTTTCGACCCTTTTGAGAACGGGTTGCCCCACACTTGAAATCAGAAGAAACTCGATTACGAGATTGAAACGGCACCGATTCCCTATACACACCAATTCGCGCATATTGACTTGAAATCAGAAGAAACTCGATTACGAGATTGAAACTCCGCTCGGTCTATCGAGGCGGGTGGCACGGTAATTGCTTGAAATCAGAAGTATCTCGATTACGAGATTGAAACTTCGTTCTACTCATACAAAACTTTGGATAATTTTTTAATATCCTACACATTTCGCCCCGCTTGGGCTTAGGTTTTGGGGAAGGACGGTGTTCTATAGACATTTCGTCCCGCTGGGGCTGACCCTTGGCACATCCCAGTTTATTTTTCTGGGAGTTGGGTCTATATGGGAAACTTTCAGAAAAATCAAAAGCACTTTGTATGATCATTATGCCCGTACAGATATTGTCCAAACTTTAGTACTCATACGGGTCATTATTAAATCCTTCCTCTTGAAATCAAAAGTATCTCGATTGCGAGATTGAAACTGACCCTTTGAAGCACAAAACGAATACGGCGACATTGCCCTCCCTTTCCTCGTCCTACGCCGATTCGACTGCATCTTAGATGAGGACGGACAAAAAGAAAAAGCCATCAATACCTATAATCAGTTTAAGGACAAAGTGTCCAAAAACGGACTACCATCGATTATCCTGAGTGCGACAAACACCAGTTTCTATAACATCTCCCAGTACGACCTCTCTCGCCTGAAAGCCGACCCGAACAACATCCGACACGGCTCCAGTCTTTCCGACGACCAATTTCAAGGGCAACGTTTTGATTATATGATTACAAATCCGCCCTTCGGCGTGAATTGGAAGTCTGATGCAGATGCTGTGAAAGCGGAAGCACAGACCGCCACAGGTAGATTCTCCGCCGGTACGCCTCGCGCCTCGGATGGAGCATTGCTGTTTTTGCAACATATACTCTCTAAGATGGAGGACCGCGGGAGTCGGGTTGGCATCGTCTTTAACGGGTCACCGCCGGTATTTCTACCAGTACACGCCGCTCCGGTCACTGCAAGAAATTACGGACGAATTGTTGGCACTGGAGCGGAAAAGTGAAGGCTTGTTGAATGAAGTTTTGGCGTTGTGAGAGATTAAGGTGTCATTTGACAAGGCACGGCAGATGTATTATACTTAAAACATGCAAATCGTTGCCAGAGAGGTCCGGAACTATATCACACCAGAGGGACGTAACCCTTTCCGCGAGTGGTTGACACAACTACGGGATAAACGAGCACGTGCAAACGTTCAGAGACGAATTGCACGCCTACAAGAGGGAAACTTTGGTGATTGTAGAAGGTTGAACAGAGATTTATATGAACTGAGGATTAATTACGGCCCGGGATATCGGGTCTATTTTGGTATTTTTACTTCTCGTATCGTTATTCTGCTTTGTGGTGGACAGAAAAGGACGCAACAACGGGATATCGTAAGAGCTCAAAACTATTGGAATGAAATAAGGAGTAGGGACAATGAACACGGAAACTCTACTTGAGCGGACTACCAGTTTTAGAGATGATCTTTTAAAAGACCTTGCGGATACGGAGTTTGCGATGTATTATTTGGAGGCAGCCTTAGCGGACTATAAAGCAGATGGGAATACAGAAGCACTCTGGATGGCATTGCGTGATGTTGTAGAAGCACAAGGTGGAATTGGTAAGCTCGCCCAACGAACGCAGGCTAATCCCCAGCATCTTAAGAATATATTTGCCTCTAAACAGAAACCTCACTTGGATAATTTGCAAAGCATTCTCTCAGGCTTGGGGTTTCAGATTCGATTGGATTTCGCTGAAAACTAACGACAATCAGTGCATGAAGTTTTAATGGAACGCCTTTCTGATCCAGAAGATGTTATCGGCTACCTTACTTGGTAATAGAGGAATATTCCGAAACAGCTTGAATTTCCGCGTCAAAGGAGGCGTGAATGGATACCTTATCTACGCATAACTGTTCCCCGAAAAACCGTGTGGACGATCTGTTACGACCAGAAGTGCTTCAGGCGTTTGATCGTGCGACGTTTGAGCGCGATGGATATTGGGTGTGGGAAGGAATACTGACAGACACCGCCCGTAAACGCTGGACAGCGAGCTTGCAGAAGTTACAGCAGATGAACGATGCGATCCTCATGGATACGGAGTGGAGTGCTATCGATTTTCAGGCGCGGGGATTTCCGCCGCCTTTGCCGGAACAAATCACACCGGCGTTTCTGGCAGCCTGCTGTGGCGGTTCAGAGCAAATGCCGGGGTTCCTCAGAACCGCTGAGTTGCGGCGATATATGCACACCTACGGGCTATTCGGACCCGGAGCGGCGTTGGTCACACATGGTTTCGAGTCGCAAGGCGTTATGCCGGAATACTTCCCCGCCGGATATGACGACTTTATCATGGATGTAACCAGTGCTCACCCGCAAATGATGGCACTCTTCAGAAAACTTTTCGGAGACCGATTCATACTTGACCACTGTTTTATGCTCAACCGGGCGATCGGTTCAAAAGGGCGTCGATGGCATGCCCATCAGTATCGGGAGGGGCAGTACGAAGTTGAGGACCCCATTGGGACTGGAAACGCCCTTACCCCTGAATTTCTAAAACGACAGTGTATTCGGACGCTCTGCTATCCAGAAGGGGCAACCCTCGAAGATGGTGGAGAACTCGCAATTATTCCTGGCGCGCATCTCTATCGCATTCCGTACAAATGGAGCACAGAACGCCCCGATGATGACGCTGCCATGAAATCAGGGTGGTTGAAGGGTAAGATCCACGCCTTCACAAGAAAACCCTTAGAAATCGTACACCTCTCGCTACCGCCCGGAAGCATGGTGTCCTTTGTCCATCACATGCCGCATTATGTTGGTTATCGAAAGCCGGGGACGACAACGCGGTGGGGACTCCTTATGGCGTATCGAACGCCCGATCCGGATGCAGAACCGGAAAAGTGGACAAATGGTATTCCCACCCATTGGGTGGAACAGGCCGCGGCCCAAGGAAAGCTGTCTGCGGCAGCGCAGCGTGTATTTGAGGCGGATAACCCCATCCACAAGCATCTACTGGAATTTCAACGACAAACCTTATCTTAACTTTGCGAAATTGTGGTCTAAATAAGCGTATGCACTACAGTCACCTACACGAATGCCTTGTAGCATAAACTGTTAGTTTGTGCCTCTGGTGAGATTCGGAAACCTCGCCAGCGAGAATGTCTCATTAATTCTAAGGTCCACCATAAATGCCCTAAAATGATCTTGAATTTTCTATAAGAATATGGAATAATATGTTACGTGGAACACAGGTTAGTAAAGATGAGTAGCGTAAAATGGGTGGTATCACTCAAACGCACCTACTTAACGCGAAACTCATGTAAACGTCAGATTTATTTTTTTGGAGGTTGAACGATATGAAAATTATGCTGGTATTAGCAGGAGTTATGCTGATGATCGCCTATCTTGTTATCAGCCCGATCGACATAGCACAGGCGGAGGAAGTCTTGGGAGAAGGAACCGAGTCACTCCTCGGAGGCGACCTAACCGACCCGGAAGACGATGGTGACCCTGAATCGGATAGCGGTTACAACGCTATTTTCTCAGCCAACGATGAACCCGGGTTCGCGGGCGGCGAATTTGCCTTTAACGTCTTCGATAACCGTCTTGGCCCCAGCAATGACAAATGGTGCTGCGGACTTGGGGGCGGCATTCCCGAGGAGGGGCTACACGTGACAGCTGAGTTGGACGCACCGTACGGATTGACACACTTCACCGTATCCTCAGCCAACGATGTTCCCGCGAGGGACCCGACAGTGTGGGAAGTTCAGGGGTCAAACGACGGCGAGAATTTTACCACCATCTTTTCTCACGATGGGGATAGCTTTTGGGAACAGCGACTGCAAGTCGTCCTTTTTGAAGCAGGCGAAGATTTTGAAGTCCAAACCACCGGGTATCGGTTTTTTCGGCATGTTACTTTTGACACCGCATCCAACCCGGCTGGGGCGTACTTTCAAATCGGCGAAATTGAGTACTTCGGCGATGCTAATCTTACCCCCGTAGACCCTAAAGCCAAGCTCACAACTACATGGGGACACATCAAAAACGCCCGATAAGCGCACATATCGAACATTTTCTAAATCGGCTTGAATCCAGTAATAACTTGGTTTGAGCCGTTTTCATATCCGCAGCAACTCTCTACCTCGGGGCAAAGGAGCGGTTACAGGCTGACTGTCAATCGCCAATCGCTATTTAATCTTTTCCTTGACTGCTTTGAGCAGATGCCTTATTATTCTATGGTAGATTATAGGGGCCTTCCTTAAAAAATATCGTCAAAAATAAAAAAGGAGCATTCTTGTGCAAGACCTCCAAGAATTGATTACACGACAACCCTACACGCGTCTCGTTACTCCGAAGCGGATTTTATACGCCGTTCTGGGTTTGATCGTTTTAGGGTGCTTAGCGACAAGTTTCTATACAGTTGAGGCAGATGAAATTGCAGTCGTACTGATGTTCGGTAAATCTGTCCGGCAAGCCGAACCCGGACTCCACTTCAAGTTACCACTCGGCATTGAGAGAGCCATTAGCGTGCCTGTCCGAAAAGTCTTCAAAGAAGAATTCGGTTTTCGCACCCTTAGAGCCGGTGTCCGTACGCAGTATGACACCCGTGATTACTCGGACGAATCCCTCTTACTGACGGGGGACCTGAGCATCGCCGATGTTGAATGGGTAGTGCAGTATAAAGTCAAAGACCCGAAAATGTTCCTGTTCTCTGTGAGGAATCCACAGCAGACGTTACGCGACCTCTCCGAAGCCGTCATGAGCCGAGTCGTTGGGGATCGGATTGTCACGGAAGTGTTGACTGTCGGACGTATTGAAATCGCGGCGGAAGTTGAACAACACCTCCAACAATTGTTGGATATGTATCAAACCGGATTAGATGTGACAACGGTGACCTTGCAGGATGTGAACCCGCCGGAAGCCGTGAAATCCGCCTTTAACGCCGTTAACGAAGCGAAACAGGAGAAAGAGCGGTTAATCAACGAGGCCTGGCGCGATTACAACCAATCCGTTCCGAAAGCCAAAGGTGTAGCAGCACAAAGGATTTCGGAGGCACAAGGTTACGCACTGAAACGGGTTAACGAAGCGCAAGGCGATGCCGATCGGTTCAAAGCAATCCGTTCGGAGTACCAAAAAGCGAAAGAGGTTACCCGGCGCCGACTCTATCTCGAAGCGATGCGAGAAGTGTTGCCACAGGTGAAAGAGATTTATGTCATTGACGGGAACGCCAATACCCCCATCCCAATCCTGCAACTCAAAGAATAAGGAGTATTCCGATGAAATCGAAAATAGTGCTTATACCCTTGATTATTATTGGGGTTCTGGCAGTAGTGCTTGCGTCAGGCGTATTCTATACTGTTTATGAAGGTGAGCAGGTCGTGATTACCGAGTTCGGCCGTCCTGTTGGGCAACCGATCGTCACGGCTGGATTAAAAATAAAAACGCCTTTTATTCAGCAGGTGCACCGCTTTGAGAAACGGGTACTTGAGTGGGATGGTTCGCCGAATCAGATTCCGACAAAGGACAAGAGGTTCATCTGGTTGGATACCACGGCGCGCTGGCGTATTAAGGATGCCCTCAAATTCTATCAGGCACTCGGAACAGAAGTATTCGCACAGTCCCGCTTGGATGACATTATCGATTCCGCTGCGCGAGATTTGGTGACAGCACAACTCCTGATTGAAGTCGTCCGAGATTCAAATCGGGTGTTGAGTCTCGATCTCGAGGTCCTGGAAGGAGAGGAGGGCCAGACTGGTGAACCTTTAGAAGAGATTCAGATTGGCAGAGAGCAGATTACACGGATGGTTCTCGAAAAAGTCCAAGAAACCGTTCCACAATTCGGCATCGAACTCGTTGATGTTCGGATCAAACGCATTAACTATGTAGACGAGGTTCGCAAAAAAGTCTTTGACCAAATGATTTCGGAGCGTCAACGGATCTCTGAGAAGTACAAGTCAGAGGGTGAAGGCGAAGCCGCCGACATCATGGGACAGAAGCAGAAGGAGTTGGAGCGGATACAATCTGAAGCCTATAAAGAAGCCGAGCAGATTAAAGGGGATGCCGATGCACAAGCCATCCAAATCTACGCCGAAGCACACGGGCAAGACCCGGAGTTTTTCGCCTTTATTCAGACCTTAGAAACGTATCGACAGACAACGGGTGAAAGCACGAAACTCATTCTGACGACAGATAGCGACCTCTATCGGTATCTTAAGAACAGCGAATAGCAATTATGGTAAACCTGAAAAACAAATAGACATTCGCCCTCCCCCGGTAGGGTTTTTGCTGGAGGTCTTTGCTTGGGTATTTCTGCGGATTTCTTCAAGGTTTCTAACCTCGCCGGTGTAGAGTGTCCAATTAATTCTAAGGTTTACCATAAAAGTACTATACTGTGATGTTTGTTGAAATCTGAAATCGAGGGGCCTCCGCATTACGTGAAGCGTCAATTCTCTCCTCTCAGTTTGAAAGCCGTTTGCATCGGGCTCGTGCTGATTCCCGCGAATGCGATGTGGCAGATGATGGGGCTACGCTGGGACATCGCGCACATGTCGATGATCTCGCTGCTCTATAACACCATCACACTCCTCTTCGCGCTGACACTCATCAACCGCTTCACGAAAAAATACGCACCGCAGCTCTCGCTTTCCGCAGGTGAACTCCTAACAATCTATGTCATGTTGTGCCTCTCGACTGCTATCGGTGGGCACATGTGCGTCCAGATACTCCTCCCGATTATCAGTTACGCCTTCGCCTACGCAACCCCCGAAAACGATTGGCAATCCCTCTTTTGGCACTATGTTCCGTCATGGACATCCGTTAGCGATAAGCGTGGACTCGCAAACTTTTTCGATGGCGGCTCGACGTTCTACCCGCACATTGAGGCGTGGATAACGCCGCTGTTGTGGTGGGGACTCTTCCTCGCTGCGCTCTTTTCCGTGATGCTGAGCATCAACTTTATTTTCCGAAGACAGTGGACGGAGAATGAGAAGTTGAGTTACCCATTGATCCAATTGCCGCTTGCGATGGCGAATCCGGGAAGCGGATTCTTTCGCAGCAAAGCGATGTGGATCGGGTTTGGTGTCGCTGCTGCCATCGATCTGCTCAACGGGGTTAACTACCTATTTCCGCAGGTCCCTCGGCTGAGTGGTATCCGCGCCTACGACATCGCAGACTTCTTTACTGTCCGTCCGTGGAATGCGATTACGTGGTTTCCCGTCGGCATTTACCCGTTCGCCGTTGGACTCGCCTTTTTCATGCCGTTGGAGTTATCGTTCTCCTGTTGGTTCTTTTACCTCTATTGGCAAGCACTTCGTGTGTTAGGCAGTGCAGTCGGTTTAACGGCACCGTTTCCTTATGCAGAGGAACAGTCTTTCGGGGCATATCTCGGTATCGGTGTGATTGCTATCTGGAGCGCGCGACGATACTTAGGGCAGGTACTCCGTAGACTTCTCGGTATGAACAACGCACTGAGGGATCGAGATGAACCGATCTCTTATCGGGCGGCAGTGATATGGATGGTGGTGAGTATCGCTTTCCTGATTGGGTTCTGCTATAAGATGGGAATGT
It includes:
- the cas1 gene encoding CRISPR-associated endonuclease Cas1 — encoded protein: MSETYIPLSQINTYVFCPRRFYYESIEGHQVVNDHVEEGKIKHEHVHTAVKDRKKGDKTVSRRQYLASDTLGVSGYTDLVEEKDGIPYPVEFKKAGTGNWLNDQVQLCLQGLVLEEKTGVSIPHGYIFYIGSKRRRKVPFDKELRETTLRYVAEARGLLDSREIPKPVHDNRCNGCSVRPICLPDEVAYLHELDERPKRIKPALGIDNVLYVDEQGCAIKKTGERLLVVKEDDVLRDIPLIHLGQVVISGNVTLTTPAMQTLLHEGIPVVFLSAYGRYHGALTPQVSRNSLLRHAQHKVADNPDACLALSKAFVQGKVANMRTMLQRRKWQAPDSTDAALEPLLANIKAMKAMEKRIDTTTELPELLGVEGNASAIYFGSFGFMLKSEVGFDFQRRSRRPPADATNALLSFAYSLLTADLMAAIQTVGLDPYIGFFHQIKYGKPCLALDLMEEFRSVIADSVVITLINNRRIKPEDFTQSHGGWYLKERSRKVFYAAYETRKNETITHPVFKYKLTFRRAMELQVRLLAKYLTGEIDQYAPLTIR
- the cas2 gene encoding CRISPR-associated endonuclease Cas2, whose protein sequence is MHYTVAYDIADDKRRNSVAKILKDFGTRIQYSVFECNTDRRALLRLQSRLEKVIDFKEDSITFYHLCAACEKQIDRIGLKKGLDKQSYIV
- a CDS encoding type II toxin-antitoxin system RelE/ParE family toxin, whose product is MQIVAREVRNYITPEGRNPFREWLTQLRDKRARANVQRRIARLQEGNFGDCRRLNRDLYELRINYGPGYRVYFGIFTSRIVILLCGGQKRTQQRDIVRAQNYWNEIRSRDNEHGNST
- a CDS encoding transcriptional regulator, with translation MNTETLLERTTSFRDDLLKDLADTEFAMYYLEAALADYKADGNTEALWMALRDVVEAQGGIGKLAQRTQANPQHLKNIFASKQKPHLDNLQSILSGLGFQIRLDFAEN
- a CDS encoding discoidin domain-containing protein is translated as MKIMLVLAGVMLMIAYLVISPIDIAQAEEVLGEGTESLLGGDLTDPEDDGDPESDSGYNAIFSANDEPGFAGGEFAFNVFDNRLGPSNDKWCCGLGGGIPEEGLHVTAELDAPYGLTHFTVSSANDVPARDPTVWEVQGSNDGENFTTIFSHDGDSFWEQRLQVVLFEAGEDFEVQTTGYRFFRHVTFDTASNPAGAYFQIGEIEYFGDANLTPVDPKAKLTTTWGHIKNAR
- the hflK gene encoding FtsH protease activity modulator HflK, whose product is MQDLQELITRQPYTRLVTPKRILYAVLGLIVLGCLATSFYTVEADEIAVVLMFGKSVRQAEPGLHFKLPLGIERAISVPVRKVFKEEFGFRTLRAGVRTQYDTRDYSDESLLLTGDLSIADVEWVVQYKVKDPKMFLFSVRNPQQTLRDLSEAVMSRVVGDRIVTEVLTVGRIEIAAEVEQHLQQLLDMYQTGLDVTTVTLQDVNPPEAVKSAFNAVNEAKQEKERLINEAWRDYNQSVPKAKGVAAQRISEAQGYALKRVNEAQGDADRFKAIRSEYQKAKEVTRRRLYLEAMREVLPQVKEIYVIDGNANTPIPILQLKE
- the hflC gene encoding protease modulator HflC; the protein is MKSKIVLIPLIIIGVLAVVLASGVFYTVYEGEQVVITEFGRPVGQPIVTAGLKIKTPFIQQVHRFEKRVLEWDGSPNQIPTKDKRFIWLDTTARWRIKDALKFYQALGTEVFAQSRLDDIIDSAARDLVTAQLLIEVVRDSNRVLSLDLEVLEGEEGQTGEPLEEIQIGREQITRMVLEKVQETVPQFGIELVDVRIKRINYVDEVRKKVFDQMISERQRISEKYKSEGEGEAADIMGQKQKELERIQSEAYKEAEQIKGDADAQAIQIYAEAHGQDPEFFAFIQTLETYRQTTGESTKLILTTDSDLYRYLKNSE